A part of Carettochelys insculpta isolate YL-2023 chromosome 1, ASM3395843v1, whole genome shotgun sequence genomic DNA contains:
- the SERP2 gene encoding stress-associated endoplasmic reticulum protein 2 isoform X1 has product MVAKQRIRMANEKHSKNITQRGNVAKTLRPQEEKYPVGPWLLALFVFVVCGSAIFQIIQSIRMGM; this is encoded by the exons atgGTGGCCAAACAGCGGATCCGAATGGCTAACGAAAAGCACAGCAAAAACATCACACAGAGAGGGAACGTAGCCAAAACCCTG AGGCCCCAAGAGGAGAAATATCCTGTAGGACCATGGCTACTGgcactgtttgtttttgttgtctgTGGATCAG CTATCTTTCAGATCATTCAGAGCATAAGAATGGGCATGTGA
- the SERP2 gene encoding stress-associated endoplasmic reticulum protein 2 isoform X2 yields the protein MVAKQRIRMANEKHSKNITQRGNVAKTLRPQEEKYPVGPWLLALFVFVVCGSGLCSLFTIF from the exons atgGTGGCCAAACAGCGGATCCGAATGGCTAACGAAAAGCACAGCAAAAACATCACACAGAGAGGGAACGTAGCCAAAACCCTG AGGCCCCAAGAGGAGAAATATCCTGTAGGACCATGGCTACTGgcactgtttgtttttgttgtctgTGGATCAG GCCTTTGTTCCTTATTTACCATCTTCTGA